The Pseudomonas benzenivorans region CCCCAGGCCTGGGTCAGCTGCTGGTGCTGCTGGTGCTGGGCGCTGGCCAGTACGCCGAACCACAGCAGGCCGGCGGCCAGGAACAGGCCCGTGACGCTGGCCAGCAGGCCTGGTAGCAGCGCCGCCAGGGGCCGCTCGCCGGCGCCATTGCCGCCGCGGGGTGTGGCGCTGGGCTGGGCATCCTTGGCGGTGCGCTTGAAGAGTTTCATCGAAGGGCTCCTCGGCGATTCATCCTGGAAGGTGTCGGGGTCAATGGCTACCCGAGTGGCCGAAACCACCGGCGCCACGCTGGCTCTGGTCGAACTGCTCGACCAGCTCGAAATGGGCCTGCACCACCGGTACCAGGACCAGCTGGGCGATGCGCTCGCCGACGGCGATGTTGAACGGGGTCTGGCCGCGATTCCAGCAGGAGACCATCAGTTCGCCCTGGTAGTCCGAGTCGATCAGGCCGACCAGGTTGCCGAGCACGATGCCGTGCTTATGGCCGAGTCCCGAGCGGGGCAGGATCATCGCCGCCAGGCCGGGGTCGCCGATATAGATCGACAGGCCGGTGGGGATGAGCAGGGTCTGGCCGGGCTCGAGAATGCTGTCCTGCTGCAGCATGGCGCGCAGGTCGAGGCCGGCGGAGCCCGGGGTGGCGTACTGCGGCAGGGGGAAGTCGCGGCCGAAGCGCGGGTCGAGAATCTTGGCTTGCAATGCGTGCATGGTCAGTTCTTGTTCAGTCGGTCGGTGATAAAGGCCACCAGCTGGCGGGCGATCTTGCTCTTGCTGGTCTGGGCGAAGGCACTCTGGCCCAGCTCGCGGTCGATGACGGTGATGGCGTTTTCCTCGCTGTTGAAGCCGATGCTCGGGTTGGCCACGTCGTTGGCGACGATCAGGTCGAGGTTCTTGTCCTTGAGCTTGCGCGCGGCGTATTCGAGCAGGTTCTCCGTCTCGGCGGCGAAGCCGACGCTGAAGGGACGGTCGCTGCGCCGGGCCAGGGTGGCGAGGATATCCGGGTTGCGCACCATCTGCAGGAGCAGGCCGTCGCCGTTGCTCGGGTCTTTCTTCAATTTGTGCGCGGCCACCACTTCCGGGCGGTAATCGGCGACGGCGGCGGCGGCGATCAGCAGGTCGCAGGGCATCGCCGCCTCGCAGGCGGCGAGCATGTCGCGGGCGCTGACCACGTCGATGCGGGTGACCCGGTCGGGGGTCGGCAGGTGCACCGGGCCGCTGACCAGGGTGACCCGGGCACCGGCTTCGGCGGCGGCCTCGGCCAGGGCGAAGCCCATCTTGCCGGAGCTGTGGTTGGTGATATAGCGCACCGGGTCGATGTTTTCCTGGGTCGGGCCGGCGGTGATCAGCACGTGTCGGCCGGTCAGCGACTGGAACTCGAAGCAGTCGGCGGCGCATTGGGCCAGCTGCTCGGCCTCGAGCATGCGCCCGGGGCCGACGTCGCCGCAGGCCTGTTCGCCGGCGGCCGGGCCGAACAGGCGCAGGCCGCGCTCGGCCAGCAGGCGGGCGTTGGCCTGGGTCGCCGGGTCGCGCCACATCGCCTGGTTCATCGCCGGCGCCAGGGCGACCGTGGCGTCGGTGGCCAGCACCAGGGTGCTCAGCAGGTCGTCGGCCACGCCTTGGGCCAGGCGTGCCATGAGGTCGGCGGTGGCCGGGGCGATCAGCACCAGATCGGCCCAGCGGGCCAGCTCGATATGGCCCATGGCGGCTTCGGCAGCGGGGTCGAGCAGGTCCAGGTGCACCGGGTGGCCGGACAGCGCCTGCAGGGTCAGCGGGGTGATGAACTCGCGACCGCCCCGGGTCATCACCACCCGGACTTCGGCACCCTGGTCCTTGAGCCGGCGAACCAGCTCGGCACTCTTGTAGGCGGCAATGCCACCCCCCACGCCGACGATGATGCGTTTGCGATAAAGCCGCTGCATAGGCCTGCCTTTTATATAGGGTGGATGTGCGCCGCGGCGATGACGCCTCCCCAGGCCAATCACCGCGCAAAAAGATGGGCTACGATAGCACAGCGACCGCAGTGGAGCAGCGGCGCCCGGCTCGACACGGAGGTGCAATGAGCATTCGCGACTGGCCCGCGGCGGAGCGCCCGCGGGAGAAACTTCTGGCCCAGGGGGCCGCGACCCTGAGCGACGCCGAACTGCTGGCGATCTTCCTGCGCACCGGCGTGGCCGGGCAGAGCGCGGTGGACCTGGCGCGCCACCTGCTCGGCGACTTCGGCGGCCTGCGCGCCCTGCTGCAGGCCGATCTGCCGGCCTTCAGCCGGCGTCTGGGGCTGGGTCCGGCGAAGTTCGCCCAGCTGCAGGCGGTGCTGGAGATGGCCCGCCGCCACCTGGCCGAGCAACTGCGCCGCGACTCGGCCCTGGAGAGTCCGCAGGCAGTGCGCGACTACCTCAAGGCGCTGCTGCGCCATGAGCCCCACGAGGTGTTCGGCTGCCTGTTCCTCGACGCCAAGCACCGGGTGCTGGCGTTCGAGGCGCTGTTCCATGGTTCCATCGACAGCGCCAGCGTCTACCCGCGCCAGGTGGTCAAGCGGGCCCTGGCGCACAACGCGGCGGCGCTGATCCTCACCCACAATCACCCCTCCGGGGTGGCCGAGCCGAGCCAGGCGGATCGGCTGCTGACCCGGCGCCTCAAGGAGGCGCTGGAGTTGGTGGATGTGCGGGTGCTCGACCATTTCATCGTCGGCGACGGCGAGCCCCTGTCCCTGGCCGAATACGGCTGGTTATAGGGGGGGCGGCACGGCTCAGGGGGCGATGTGCACCCGGGCGAAGTCCTGGCGACCGAAGGGGCTGACGCGGTAGCCCTCGACTTCCTTGCGCGTCAGGGCGAAGGCGGTGGGGTGGGCCAGAGGCAGCCACAGTGCCTGGCGCTGGATGATCGCCTGGGCCTGGCGGTACAGCGCGCTGCGTATCGCCTGCTCGCTGGTGGTCTTGCCCCCGCTGATCAGGCGGTCCAGCTGCGGGTCGCAGTAGCGGGCGAAGTTCAGGCCGGACTCGAGCGCGGCGCAGGAGAACTGCGGGGTCAGGAAGTTGTCCGGGTCGCCGTTGTCGCCGGCCCAGCCCATGAACAGCAGGTCGTGCTCGCCGGCCTTGGCCCGGCGAATCAGCTCACCCCACTCGATCACGCGGATCTCTGCCCGGATGCCGATCTTGGCCAGGTCGGCCTGCAGCAGCTGCGCGCCGAGGGCCGGATTGGGGTTGAGCAGGCTGCCCGAGGGCCGGGTCCAGATGGTCGTCTCGAACCCCTCGCTCAGGCCCGCCTCGGCCAGCAGGGTGCGGGCCCTGGACGGGTCGTGGGGGTAGCCCGGCAGCTCGCTGGCGAAGCTCCAGGTATTGGGCGGATAGGGCCCGCTGGCCGCCTCGGCGCTGCCTTCGAATACCGCCTTCAGGTAGCTGGCCTTGTCGAAGGCCAGGTTGATCGCCTGGCGCACGGCTGGCCGGTCCAGTGGCGGGTGCTGGCTGTTGATGCCGACGAAGGCGGTCATGAAGGCCGCGGTATGCACGCTCTTGAGCCGCTCGTCGGCGGCGCTGCTGTGCACGTCCTGGGGTTTGGGGGACAGGGCGATGTGGCACTCGCCGCGGCGCAGCTTCTGCAGGCGCACGTTGGCGTCGGGGGTGATGGCGAACACCAGCTCGTCCACGGCCGGCTTGCCGGCGAAATACTCGGGGTTGGCGCTGTAGCGCACCAGGGCGTCCTTCTGGAAACGCTTGAAGACGAAGGGGCCGGTGCCGATCGGCTGGCTGTTGAGGCGCTCCGGGGTGCCGGCGGCGAGCAGTTGCGCGGCGTATTCGGCCGAATAGATGGAGGCGAAGCCCATGCTCAGGGTGGCGAGGAAGGTGGCGTCGGGGCGGTTGAGGGTGAAGCGCAGGCGGTGTTCGCCGAGCTTGTCGAGGCGCGCCACCAGGCCGGGCAACTGCATCGACTGGGCGTGGGGGTAACCGCTCGGCGCGACCTGGTGCCAGGTGTGTTCGGGGTCGAGCATGCGCTGGAAGCTGAACAGCACGTCGTCGGCGTTCAGGGCTCGGCTGGGGCTGAAGTAATCGGTGCTGTGGAACTGCACCCCGGGGCGCAGCTCGAAGCTGTAGCTCAGGCCGTCTTCGCTGATCTCCCAGTCCTGGGCCAGGCTCGGCTGCAGGGTGCCGCTGACTGCATCGAACTCCACCAGGCGGTTCATCAGCACATCGGCGGAGGCGTTGGTGGTGGTCAGCGAGTTGTACTGCACCACGTCGAAACCCTCCGGGCTGGCTTCGGTGCAGACGCTGAGGGTGGTGGCCTGGGCGAGCAGGGGGCTCAGCAGCGGGGCGAACAGCAGGGGTAGGACGGCAAGGCGCATGGTGGACTCCAGATGACGTGGCGCGCTTCCTGAGGCGGGCCGGCAGGCCCTACCCTAGACCATAAGGGCGCGGCGGAACAATGAATCGCGGCGACGAATGGTCGGGGCGCCCCGCGCCCCGCGCGCGCCGCCTGGCAGGGCCCTCTGCCGCGCTTGCGTCGCGACAGGCGAGTGCATTCGACCTTGTTGCTCCTGGGGCTTTCTGGTATAAAGCAGCGCTCTTTTCTAGGGGCCCGGTTCTTGCGCTTTCAGCTGTAGCCGGTAAGACCCTCGAGAAACGTGGCGCAGAGCGCCAATGACATTGAGTTTAAGCGGCCAACCCATGCCGGGTTGGGCATGTGGTTTAGAGGGCTGAGGCATGTCGAGAGTCTGTCAAGTTACCGGTAAGGGTCCGGTAACCGGGAACAACATTTCCCACGCGAACAACAAAACCCGTCGTCGTTTCCTGCCGAACCTGCAGCACCATCGCTTCTGGGTCGAGTCCGAGAAGCGCTTCGTGCGTCTGCGCGTTTCCGCCAAGGGCATGCGCGTCATCGACAAGCGTGGCATCGACGTAGTGCTGTCCGAGCTGCGCGCTCGCGGCGAAAAGGTTTAAGGAGCTAATCATGCGTGAACTGATCCGTTTGGTGTCCAGCGCCGGTACCGGCCACTTCTACACCACCGACAAGAACAAGCGCACCACCCCCGACAAGATCGAAATCAAGAAATTCGATCCGGTCGTACGCAAGCACGTGATGTACAAGGAAGCCAAGATCAAGTAATTGATCCGCGCCTTGCCGAAAAGCCCGCCTTCATGGCGGGCTTTTTCGTTTCTGCGTCCCGGCGCGCAAAAAAAAGCCCGCATGACGCGGGCTAAAGGGTGACGCAGGAAAAGCGCGGGTTCAGGCCGGCGCCTGCTCGAAGATCACATAGACCTTGCGGCAGGGCTCGAGGACTTCCCAGGTGCCCTCGAAACCGGCGGGGATGACGAAGCGGTCGCCGGCGCGCACGGTTCTGGCATTGCCGGCGGCGTCACGGATCACCGAGACGCCCTGGAGGATCTCGCAGTACTCGTGCTCGCTGTAGCTGACGCGCCACTGGCCGACCGCGCCCTCCCAGATGCCGCTGTTGAACTGGCCGCAGGGGCTGGCGTAGTGGTTGCGCACGCTCTGCTCGGGGTCGCCCCGGAGGACCTTCTCCGGGGCCGGGCGGTAGTGCTCGGCGGCGCTGCCGGCCTGGGCGAAGTCGACGATCTGTTCGATATTCATCTTGTGGCTCCGTGGTTGTCGGTTAGTGGGCCTGGCGAATCGCGTCGGCGAGCTTCTCGACCAGGGTGTCGATCTGCGCCTTCTCCACGATCAGCGGCGGCGACATGGCCAGGGTGTCGCCGGTCACCCGCACCATCAGGTCGTTGTGGAAGCACTGCTCGAACACCTGGTAGCCGCGCTTGCCGGCGCCCTGGTCGCTGGGGGCCAGTTGCACGCCGCCGACCAGGCCGACGGCGCGGATGTCGATCACGTTGGGCAGGCCCTGCAGGCTGTGCAGGGCATCCTGCCAGTAGCCTTCCAGCTCGATGGCCTGGTCGAACAGCCGTTCGCCCTGGTAGATGTCCAGGGTCGCCAGGGCCGCGGCGCAGGCTACCGGGTGGCCGGAGTAGGTATAGCCGTGGAACAGCTCGATGCCGTCCGGGCCCTGCATGAAGGCGTCGTGGATCTTCTCGTCGACGAACACCGCACCCATGGGGATGGCGCCGTTGGTCAGGCCCTTGGCGCAGGTGATGATGTCCGGGGTGACGCCCCAGCGCTGGGCGGCGAAGGCCTGGCCGACGCGGCCGAAGCCGGTGATCACCTCGTCGAAGATCAGCAGGATGCCGTGCTTCTGGGTGA contains the following coding sequences:
- the dut gene encoding dUTP diphosphatase — encoded protein: MHALQAKILDPRFGRDFPLPQYATPGSAGLDLRAMLQQDSILEPGQTLLIPTGLSIYIGDPGLAAMILPRSGLGHKHGIVLGNLVGLIDSDYQGELMVSCWNRGQTPFNIAVGERIAQLVLVPVVQAHFELVEQFDQSQRGAGGFGHSGSH
- the coaBC gene encoding bifunctional phosphopantothenoylcysteine decarboxylase/phosphopantothenate--cysteine ligase CoaBC, with product MQRLYRKRIIVGVGGGIAAYKSAELVRRLKDQGAEVRVVMTRGGREFITPLTLQALSGHPVHLDLLDPAAEAAMGHIELARWADLVLIAPATADLMARLAQGVADDLLSTLVLATDATVALAPAMNQAMWRDPATQANARLLAERGLRLFGPAAGEQACGDVGPGRMLEAEQLAQCAADCFEFQSLTGRHVLITAGPTQENIDPVRYITNHSSGKMGFALAEAAAEAGARVTLVSGPVHLPTPDRVTRIDVVSARDMLAACEAAMPCDLLIAAAAVADYRPEVVAAHKLKKDPSNGDGLLLQMVRNPDILATLARRSDRPFSVGFAAETENLLEYAARKLKDKNLDLIVANDVANPSIGFNSEENAITVIDRELGQSAFAQTSKSKIARQLVAFITDRLNKN
- the radC gene encoding RadC family protein, whose amino-acid sequence is MSIRDWPAAERPREKLLAQGAATLSDAELLAIFLRTGVAGQSAVDLARHLLGDFGGLRALLQADLPAFSRRLGLGPAKFAQLQAVLEMARRHLAEQLRRDSALESPQAVRDYLKALLRHEPHEVFGCLFLDAKHRVLAFEALFHGSIDSASVYPRQVVKRALAHNAAALILTHNHPSGVAEPSQADRLLTRRLKEALELVDVRVLDHFIVGDGEPLSLAEYGWL
- a CDS encoding ABC transporter substrate-binding protein; amino-acid sequence: MRLAVLPLLFAPLLSPLLAQATTLSVCTEASPEGFDVVQYNSLTTTNASADVLMNRLVEFDAVSGTLQPSLAQDWEISEDGLSYSFELRPGVQFHSTDYFSPSRALNADDVLFSFQRMLDPEHTWHQVAPSGYPHAQSMQLPGLVARLDKLGEHRLRFTLNRPDATFLATLSMGFASIYSAEYAAQLLAAGTPERLNSQPIGTGPFVFKRFQKDALVRYSANPEYFAGKPAVDELVFAITPDANVRLQKLRRGECHIALSPKPQDVHSSAADERLKSVHTAAFMTAFVGINSQHPPLDRPAVRQAINLAFDKASYLKAVFEGSAEAASGPYPPNTWSFASELPGYPHDPSRARTLLAEAGLSEGFETTIWTRPSGSLLNPNPALGAQLLQADLAKIGIRAEIRVIEWGELIRRAKAGEHDLLFMGWAGDNGDPDNFLTPQFSCAALESGLNFARYCDPQLDRLISGGKTTSEQAIRSALYRQAQAIIQRQALWLPLAHPTAFALTRKEVEGYRVSPFGRQDFARVHIAP
- the rpmB gene encoding 50S ribosomal protein L28, translated to MSRVCQVTGKGPVTGNNISHANNKTRRRFLPNLQHHRFWVESEKRFVRLRVSAKGMRVIDKRGIDVVLSELRARGEKV
- the rpmG gene encoding 50S ribosomal protein L33, with product MRELIRLVSSAGTGHFYTTDKNKRTTPDKIEIKKFDPVVRKHVMYKEAKIK
- a CDS encoding cupin domain-containing protein yields the protein MNIEQIVDFAQAGSAAEHYRPAPEKVLRGDPEQSVRNHYASPCGQFNSGIWEGAVGQWRVSYSEHEYCEILQGVSVIRDAAGNARTVRAGDRFVIPAGFEGTWEVLEPCRKVYVIFEQAPA